In Rutidosis leptorrhynchoides isolate AG116_Rl617_1_P2 chromosome 2, CSIRO_AGI_Rlap_v1, whole genome shotgun sequence, one genomic interval encodes:
- the LOC139890768 gene encoding receptor-like protein kinase FERONIA: MMLRAPRSNEKAASVLEFPKGLVCPHVPIDEIKSATRNFNPIFLIAEGGFGKVYKVKMKNGITAIKRWDRDSCQGATEFWAEVEMLSRLRHCNLVSLIGYCNDNKEMILLYEYIPNGTLEDHLHKRHTRLSLSQRLRICIGAARALHYLHTGTGTEQGVIHRDVKSSNILLTKKWEAKLSDFGLSKISPINKPLSYVDTLVKGTFGYFDPEYFSTGRLTRKSDVFAFGVILLEVLCRKRAVDRSLDDDNWGLVVWAQDFLKGGKLKKIVNPDLRGQISVKCLNDYGELVDGCLHTRTKLRITMAEVVFGLESILTLHESSLNSSSDTSIIKFGKKLQKYLFSSEGNSRKVKHLLVYVHVFFWLFPW; this comes from the coding sequence ATGATGTTACGTGCTCCTAGATCTAACGAAAAGGCTGCTTCGGTGTTAGAGTTTCCGAAGGGACTAGTTTGTCCACACGTTCCAATTGATGAGATTAAATCAGCTACACGAAACTTCAACCCAATATTTCTCATAGCCGAAGGTGGATTTGGGAAGGTTTATAAAGTTAAAATGAAAAATGGAATTACGGCTATTAAGCGGTGGGATCGTGATTCTTGTCAAGGTGCAACAGAGTTTTGGGCTGAAGTTGAAATGTTATCCAGGTTGCGTCACTGTAATTTAGTATCTTTAATCGGTTATTGTAATGATAATAAAGAAATGATACTTCTTTATGAATATATTCCCAATGGAACCCTTGAAGATCATCTACACAAGCGTCACACTCGTTTATCTTTGTCGCAAAGGCTCAGAATATGTATAGGTGCTGCACGGGCATTACATTACCTTCACACTGGGACAGGTACTGAGCAAGGAGTCATACACCGTGACGTCAAGAGCTCAAATATATTGTTAACCAAGAAATGGGAAGCCAAACTTTCGGATTTTGGATTGTCAAAAATAAGCCCCATAAATAAACCATTATCTTATGTTGACACCCTTGTCAAAGGCACATTCGGGTATTTTGATCCCGAATATTTCTCAACTGGCAGACTAACTAGGAAGTCTGATGTATTTGCATTTGGAGTGATTCTGTTGGAAGTATTATGTAGAAAACGTGCTGTGGATAGAAGCCTTGATGATGATAATTGGGGATTGGTTGTGTGGGCTCAGGACTTTTTAAAAGGAGGGAAACTAAAGAAGATTGTTAATCCAGATCTAAGGGGGCAAATTTCAGTTAAGTGCTTGAATGATTATGGAGAACTAGTGGACGGGTGTTTGCATACTCGTACAAAGCTACGTATTACAATGGCTGAGGTTGTGTTTGGCCTTGAGTCCATATTGACATTACATGAGAGCAGTCTTAACTCAAGTTCAGATACAAGCATAATCAAGTTTGGTAAGAAGTTGCAGAAGTATTTGTTCTCCTCCGAAGGAAATTCTCGTAAAGTCAAACATCTACTTGTGTATGTACACGTCTTTTTCTGGCTTTTTCCCTGGTAG